TGAAAAAGCATTTAAGAAAACTGAAAAAGGCCAATTTACTGAGCGAATCTTTGGTCTTGAAAATAGACAATTCTACAATCCAATACAATTAGATTAATATGAAAAAAGGTGATGAACTCGAATATGAATTCATCACCTTTTAATTTAATCTATTATCTATATATTTCAAAAGTGAGTAGAGATGATATAATAATATCGTCGCCTATCTCTCAGGCGTCATTTTGACGATGAGAGGGGATGTTACTTCCATGACTGAAATCTTTGTTCATATCGCAACTACTGTTTTTAGTGGTTGTATCGTTACATTATTTGCGCATTGGCTACGCCATCGTAACGATAAGTAAATAGGCGACACATGTAGCTACACTAAAAAATCCCCTCACTACCGCAAATGGTGAGGGGATTGGTGTTTCCATACTGAAATCTTTGTTATATATATTATAACATGTGTAAATAGGATTGCAAAATGTTACAGTCGTCAATGCTAATTTTGAATTATGAGCCTGTCATTCCTGGAGCACCTTGTTGCATGCTAGCGCCACCTTGTGATGACTGTTGTTCTTGTTGTTTAATCTTGTCTGGATCTAAAATTGTATCATCAACAGCTTTTTTAATATCTCTATCTTTATAATCTACTTTATATTCATCTAGAATTTCTTTATAAGCATCGGTAAGTAATTTAGGATCTTTTTGAATTTTTTGTTCTAAAATTTTAGATTTTAGATTTGATTTTTCTGAATTAAAGTCAGTTTCTTTGTCAGCTTTAATGATATGGTAACCATAATCAGTTTTGATAACTTTAGAAACTTCACCTTCTTTAAGTTTAAATAGTGCTTTGTCGAAGCTTTCCATCATTTGACCTTTTGTTACATAACCAAGGGAACCATCTTTTTTAGCACTAGATTTATCCATTGATTCTTTTTTGGCGATTTCTCCAAATTTACTTGGATCTTTGGAAACTTCTTTTTGAATTTCTTCAGCTTTTTGTTTAGCTTTCTTATCTGATAAGCCTTCTTTATCACTATCTTTAGATTTGACTTTGATTAAGATATGAGAAGCTTTTTTAGTATTATCTTTGATTTCTTTGTCCGAAACTTTAATCTTATCATTTAATAATTCTTTCTGATAAGCAGATAAACGTTTTTGATCTTTGTATTCATCCATTGACATACCTTGTTGTTTTAAAACACTTTCAAATTGTTCTTTACCACCATATTGCTTTTCTTCTTTTTTGATATCTTTATCAATATCTTTAGTATCTACTTTATCTTTATATTTATCAGCGAGAATTTTATCTAGAGCGATACTGAATGATTTACTAGCAATTTGATCTTTGCCAATTTTCTTCATAACATCCTCAACTTTAACATCACCAGCTTTAGATGATATGAGCGTGTTCTCTTTTGAATCTGTCGAATCTGAGCCACATGCACCTAGTAAAAGGGCACTTGCTGTCACTGGTATCATGATTTTGTTAAATGCTTTCATATGTTGTTAGCTCCTTTATGTATATAATCAACGTAAATATAACATATAAAAGGGAAGGTACCAATTCAAAACCCTCTCTATAGGACTATAGTACTAGGTGATTTATAGACAAAAGTCCATGACGATAAAAAACGAGGTTGAGACATAAAGCTTTTGTGCTTCTGGGAAACCGATTAACGGCATCCCAAAAGCAGGATTATCGACAGAAGGGACCCAACATAGAGAAATTGGTATTCCAATTTCTGCAAATAATGCAAGTTGGGCAAACGCTCACGATTCGACAAAATTTGGAAAACAATTCAAATGAACAAACTCAACTATTGAGTTTGTAAGAACTACTAACCTATGAATAAGGAAGTAGTTCTTTATCATCGTTCGGTTCTGCTCAAATCCTAAACGCTTTTGTCCCGACCTCTTTAGATTTAAACTTATAAAGTAGAAACGAATTTTTCTTTTTTTAAAATGTGAACGCCTGATTGATGTTCTTCAATATAATTACCATAGTTTGAAAACACTAGGATTTTTAAATAAAGTAAATCAAGTACAGAAAAACCAAAATTAAGTGCTAATAGAAACATACAATAATGTCCATATTGAGGGAAATACATACATAAAAAAATAAATAAAGATGATATTAATATAAAAGGTAATATCAAGTTGATACAAAAATAAACTTTATGAATAGGTGTATTTACATAAGTATTAAAATATGGAATCCATTTCTTTCGAGTTAATTTATGAATTCGAAATGATTTGTAAAAGGGTAAGAAAAATAATAAATGAACCCCTTTATGCAATGGATACATAAAAAATATAAGTACAAGCACAATCAAAAAATGTTTATCTGATAATGGCGTGTTACTAAAAAAGTACATGACTTCATAACTAAACAAAAACATTATAATGGTACCAACGATGCTCATGAATGCAATTCTAGGTATACCAAATCTTTCATGAATATCAATTTGTCTTGTACATAAAAACATGCAACATGCCTCATTTCTTAGTCAATATATGTATGGTATTATCTATTGAATTAGAGATGAAGTCAATAGGTACTTTAGTAAAAAACAGTCAAACACCATAATTCAAAAGTGATTCAATATATTAGAAACCCCTATTCAAAAATGCAATTATTGATTGCACTTTTTGAATAGGGGAAACCCAATAATGATTCATTTATTTTTCTTTAGAAAATGTGTTACTGATTTCTTCGCCACGGTTTTGTAAATTCTCAATGTGAGATTGTAGCTTTTCAATATTAGGGTTAATATCAGACTTGAAGTTACCGATTAATGTTTTGATTTCATCACCGATTGAACTACCAAATTCTGTTCCTTCATTTTTAATTTGTGAACTATAATTTAATATGTCATTAAATGATTGTTTCATTGTTTCTAGTTCACGTTGTAACTCTGATTGAGCGCCAGTTGGTTGTCCGCCATCAATCGTGTTATTTTTAACGCTTTGGTCATCACGATTACGCAATGAGACTGCGAAACCTGCGGCAACACCTACGCCAATACCAAACAATACGCGTGTTACTTTCATTATAAATCTCCTCACTTTTATATCTCGGATAATTGTATTATTCATCTTATACCCATTTTAAGACAAATTAAGCATGATTATTCAAATTGAGCTTGAATTTGAGCAGCAATTTCTTTTTTGACTTCATCATTTAACGTTTCTTCATGTGTTTCCCATTTATAACCAAAACCATCAATGTCATTTTCATATCTTGGAATTAAATGGAAATGTAAATGGAAAACAGATTGATCGGCGAATTCACCATTATTTTGTATAATGTTTAAGCCATCAGGATTAAATGCTTTTTTAATTGCATTTGCCACTTTAGGAAGAGCAACACCTATATGTTTCATTGTTTCTTCATCTGTTTCAAAGATATTTGCTGAGGCTTTTTTAGGGATTAACAGTGTATGACCTTTCGTTACTTGAGAAATATCTAAAAAGGCATAGACATAATCATTTTCATAAATTTTAAAGCTAGGAATTTCACCAGTAATAATTTTACTGAAAATCGTTTCAGACATGTTGATTACACTCCTCTTCTCTTCATCTTAAAGTATATTATAGCATTACTAACAAAAATTCGTCATTCTTCATAGCTAATTTTAGGTGTAATTCATTATTTTTGATACAATAGGTCTCGTGGAGGTGCCTTATGACAGTAAAAGTAGAACATCTAACAGGTGGTTACGGTAAACGACCTGTAATTAAGGATATTAATTTTGAATTAAAAAAAGGCGAAATCGTTGGATTAATTGGTCTGAATGGTGCTGGTAAAAGTACTACGATCAAACATATGTTAGGACTTTTAACACCTACATCAGGCTCATTATCAATTTCAAATACTAATATAACAGACGATATTGAAACATATCGTCGAAAATTATCATATATTCCAGAATCACCAGTTATTTATGATGAATTAACGTTACAAGAACATATTGAAATGACTGCAATGGCATATGGTCTATCTCAAGAAGAAGCAATGAAAAGGGCAGAACCATTATTAAAAATATTTAGGTTACAAGATGAATTAAAAGTCTTCCCAAGCCATTTTTCAAAAGGTATGAAGCAAAAAGTGATGATCATATGTGCTTTTATTGTTAATCCTGAATTGTACATTATTGACGAACCATTTTTAGGTTTAGACCCATTAGGTATACAGTCCATGCTTGATTTAATGGTAGAAAAGAAAAATGAAGGGCGTACAGTGTTAATGAGTACACATATCTTAGCCACTGCCGAACGCTACTGTGATCGTTTTATCATTTTAGATAAAGGTGAAGTTGTGGCCTTTGGAAATTTAGAGGAATTAAGAACGCAAACTGGTCTAAATCATCATACACTTGATGATATTTATATACATGTTACTCAAGGTGGACATGCCAATGAATAATCAGGCAACGACATTATTTAGAAAGCGTCAAAAGGCGATACGTAAAGAAAAGAATTACTACAATAAATTTATTTTTAATGGTCATTTTACTGTCTTTCTTTTAATCTTGTTCGGTGCTTTTATCATGGGGTATGGAGAGTGGTTAAAACATATACCTAAGCATATCGATTATGCACTTATAACTAGTATGATTATCGCGATTGCTTCATTATTTCCATTAAGAACATTATTAAAAGAAGCAGATCAGATTTTTTTATTACCGTTTGAAAAGTATATGAAACGATATATGTCATTAAGTATTCAATATAGTTACTTTGCAAGAATAATAATGCAATTGGTATTACTCATTGTACCATTTCCATTATTTTATAAATTAAATCATCACCATTTGCAGTACTATATTGTTTTTGTAGTAATTGCACTAATATTACCCTATTTAGTATTATGCCTAAGATGGATTGGTTATCAATTAGGTGTATCAACTTGGTTAATGAATATAGGCTTTTTTATTATTTTAAGTATTAACTATTATTTGATTCTCGGAATGCAAACGTATTTCGCGTTAATTATCACGTTAGTCATATTAATATTGATTGTTATTTTAAAATCTAAAGCAGACAAACAATTATACCCATGGGATAGAATGATTGGGGTAGAACATAGACATTATACTAATTATTATAAGTTTGTAAATATGTTTACCGATGTCAAACATCTTAGAGAATCTGCGGTTAGACGTAGTTATTTAGATTTTATCTTGCCGGTACCAAAAGGTAAAAAGTTTAATGCAAATCAAATGTATTTATATTTATTTATACGAAGTTTTGTACGTGGTAGAGATGCTTTCAGCATCATATTAAGATTGACACTTATTGCGGTGATATTAATGGTATGGCTTTCAAATCCAGTAGTATCTATATTAATAGGTAGTCTGTTTATGTATATTACTTTATTACAAATGTCTCAGTTTTATACTCAACAAGCCTATGGACTATGGCCACAGGTTTGGCCAGTACCTGATACAATTGTTATCAAGGGTTATGAGAAGTTTTTATATAGACTTATGATTATTATTGGTTTGATATTAACAATTACATTTTCAATCATGAATCCAACATTATTTTTCTTTTCAATCGTATTCTTCTTAGTTGGTTATTTAACAATTAGAAGTACCATTAAAAAATTAAAATACCAAGAAACATTATTAAGAGATTAAATGAAAAAGTTGTCCTATAGCGAAAGAAGTATCTACGCTATAGAACAACTTATTTTTTAATTATGATCAACTGGATATAAGTAACGTTCAAAGTAGCTTGAATGTTGGCCACTATATCCAAAGAATTGATTTAATGCTGCTTTAGAAAAATGATCTTGGAATAAATCAGATGACTTAAAGTCTTCATATGCACTACGATTAGCAAAACCAAAATACA
The DNA window shown above is from Staphylococcus sp. M0911 and carries:
- a CDS encoding foldase protein PrsA, encoding MKAFNKIMIPVTASALLLGACGSDSTDSKENTLISSKAGDVKVEDVMKKIGKDQIASKSFSIALDKILADKYKDKVDTKDIDKDIKKEEKQYGGKEQFESVLKQQGMSMDEYKDQKRLSAYQKELLNDKIKVSDKEIKDNTKKASHILIKVKSKDSDKEGLSDKKAKQKAEEIQKEVSKDPSKFGEIAKKESMDKSSAKKDGSLGYVTKGQMMESFDKALFKLKEGEVSKVIKTDYGYHIIKADKETDFNSEKSNLKSKILEQKIQKDPKLLTDAYKEILDEYKVDYKDRDIKKAVDDTILDPDKIKQQEQQSSQGGASMQQGAPGMTGS
- a CDS encoding ABC transporter ATP-binding protein, whose amino-acid sequence is MTVKVEHLTGGYGKRPVIKDINFELKKGEIVGLIGLNGAGKSTTIKHMLGLLTPTSGSLSISNTNITDDIETYRRKLSYIPESPVIYDELTLQEHIEMTAMAYGLSQEEAMKRAEPLLKIFRLQDELKVFPSHFSKGMKQKVMIICAFIVNPELYIIDEPFLGLDPLGIQSMLDLMVEKKNEGRTVLMSTHILATAERYCDRFIILDKGEVVAFGNLEELRTQTGLNHHTLDDIYIHVTQGGHANE
- a CDS encoding type I toxin-antitoxin system Fst family toxin, whose amino-acid sequence is MTEIFVHIATTVFSGCIVTLFAHWLRHRNDK
- a CDS encoding YtxH domain-containing protein, with amino-acid sequence MKVTRVLFGIGVGVAAGFAVSLRNRDDQSVKNNTIDGGQPTGAQSELQRELETMKQSFNDILNYSSQIKNEGTEFGSSIGDEIKTLIGNFKSDINPNIEKLQSHIENLQNRGEEISNTFSKEK
- a CDS encoding HIT family protein, which produces MSETIFSKIITGEIPSFKIYENDYVYAFLDISQVTKGHTLLIPKKASANIFETDEETMKHIGVALPKVANAIKKAFNPDGLNIIQNNGEFADQSVFHLHFHLIPRYENDIDGFGYKWETHEETLNDEVKKEIAAQIQAQFE
- a CDS encoding ABC transporter permease; the protein is MNNQATTLFRKRQKAIRKEKNYYNKFIFNGHFTVFLLILFGAFIMGYGEWLKHIPKHIDYALITSMIIAIASLFPLRTLLKEADQIFLLPFEKYMKRYMSLSIQYSYFARIIMQLVLLIVPFPLFYKLNHHHLQYYIVFVVIALILPYLVLCLRWIGYQLGVSTWLMNIGFFIILSINYYLILGMQTYFALIITLVILILIVILKSKADKQLYPWDRMIGVEHRHYTNYYKFVNMFTDVKHLRESAVRRSYLDFILPVPKGKKFNANQMYLYLFIRSFVRGRDAFSIILRLTLIAVILMVWLSNPVVSILIGSLFMYITLLQMSQFYTQQAYGLWPQVWPVPDTIVIKGYEKFLYRLMIIIGLILTITFSIMNPTLFFFSIVFFLVGYLTIRSTIKKLKYQETLLRD
- a CDS encoding DUF3267 domain-containing protein — protein: MFLCTRQIDIHERFGIPRIAFMSIVGTIIMFLFSYEVMYFFSNTPLSDKHFLIVLVLIFFMYPLHKGVHLLFFLPFYKSFRIHKLTRKKWIPYFNTYVNTPIHKVYFCINLILPFILISSLFIFLCMYFPQYGHYCMFLLALNFGFSVLDLLYLKILVFSNYGNYIEEHQSGVHILKKEKFVSTL